A window from Littorina saxatilis isolate snail1 linkage group LG9, US_GU_Lsax_2.0, whole genome shotgun sequence encodes these proteins:
- the LOC138977216 gene encoding uncharacterized protein yields the protein MAEATSATEPYSFEPPASLLESSEDEESGSSDGSSTKDEADDDIPAAGDDERAWCQCGHCVVWPGQRRREKVCCHHYPEVTGKFEGGGMQCITTHQGFRDNCLSSYTIESVIVLFKQSLRKRWKEEFENKDEPHRTYRHVAYSNFVRWVWHTTGRKNRKILPACVVATVRDQFPSQIYTGFKYAV from the exons ATGGCAGAAGCAACTTCAGCAACCGAACCATACAGTTTTGAGCCTCCAGCATCTTTGCTGGAGTCTTCTGAAGATGAAGAAAGTGGCAGCAGCGACGGGAGCAGTACCAAGGACGAAGCGGACGATGACATCCCTGCTGCAGGAGATGATGAAAG ggcatggtgtcagtgtggcCACTGTGTTGTGTGGCCTGGCCAGCGAAGGAGGGAGAAGGTGTGTTGCCACCACTACCCTGAAGTTACTGGAAAATTTGAGGGGGGAGGGATGCAGTGCATCACCACCCACCAGGGTTTTCGCGACAACTGTCTCTCAAG TTACACCATTGAATCAGTTATCGTCCTCTTCAAACAGTCACTGAGGAAAAGGTGGAAAGAAGAGTTTGAGAACAAGGATGAGCCACACAG GACATATCGACATGTTGCGTACAGCAATTTTGTGCGATGGGTTTGGCACACTACGGGCAGGAAAAACAGGAAGATTTTGCCTGCCTGTGTTGTTGCCACAGTGAGGGACCAGTTTCCTTCGCAGATCTACACAGGTTTCAAATATGCTGTTTAA